One Actinomycetota bacterium DNA segment encodes these proteins:
- a CDS encoding FoF1 ATP synthase subunit a translates to MSEGAIAEFTPYIVIANAVMVSLLLIVGATIAARQKLTPVPGPVQNAAEAVMEWFIKQAKNVRPDAVKTVTAFLATFFLFIFSSNLLGLIPVPVIRIPPTSFYSVTLALSLCSVFGILILTTVFKGVKGTLKHLVWPNPLQIISEISHALSLSLRLFGNIGGEFIVASLVMVAAPYGIPLIVHILGLIPAFLQALVFTLLTASALGIAIAIEEEPVKEKAEPTTGTIDEQGGVQA, encoded by the coding sequence ATGTCCGAGGGCGCCATTGCCGAATTCACTCCATACATAGTCATCGCCAACGCCGTCATGGTCAGCCTGCTCTTAATTGTCGGCGCAACAATAGCCGCCCGGCAAAAGTTAACGCCCGTACCGGGACCGGTGCAGAACGCGGCGGAAGCCGTCATGGAATGGTTCATCAAACAGGCCAAGAACGTCCGCCCGGATGCCGTTAAGACCGTTACCGCGTTTCTGGCGACGTTCTTCCTGTTCATCTTCTCTAGCAATCTGCTGGGCTTGATTCCTGTGCCGGTTATCAGAATCCCGCCGACCTCTTTTTATAGTGTGACGCTCGCGCTATCGCTATGCTCGGTTTTCGGAATCCTGATTCTGACCACAGTCTTTAAGGGCGTCAAGGGGACGCTGAAACACCTGGTTTGGCCCAATCCTCTACAGATTATCTCCGAAATCAGCCATGCCTTGTCATTATCCTTGCGGCTCTTCGGAAACATAGGCGGAGAATTCATAGTCGCGTCGCTGGTTATGGTCGCGGCGCCCTACGGCATTCCGCTTATCGTTCATATCCTGGGATTGATACCGGCTTTTCTGCAGGCGCTGGTCTTTACCCTACTGACCGCCAGCGCTCTCGGAATCGCCATCGCGATCGAGGAAGAACCAGTCAAAGAAAAAGCGGAACCAACGACCGGGACCATTGATGAACAGGGAGGTGTTCAAGCATGA
- the atpE gene encoding ATP synthase F0 subunit C codes for MKDALLVLAPPLSIVPAAIAAAIAMRYIASAAIDGMTRQPEISNQLFTSMLIGMALVEALVIYCLVVALILANKVT; via the coding sequence ATGAAAGACGCGTTACTCGTACTGGCCCCACCGTTGTCCATCGTACCTGCCGCCATCGCCGCCGCCATCGCGATGAGGTATATCGCCAGCGCGGCTATCGACGGGATGACACGGCAGCCGGAAATATCCAATCAATTGTTTACGTCGATGCTTATCGGTATGGCACTGGTTGAAGCACTTGTGATCTATTGCCTGGTCGTAGCGCTTATCCTGGCCAATAAAGTAACTTAA
- a CDS encoding ATP synthase F0 subunit B, whose protein sequence is MNPLTQLNAITIVSIIVIFSITYFAMKRIYFDRYVDFMEARAAKISKGRAAGLEAESIVVKATAEAEEIVRCARVEADDIAAQTRTDIYELRERRRIAATTEAEKIVDDGRGRLEAVRDKERDLLEKELVANVWRIVSKLDGEIKRDTVEAVVRRNIAVVGAKAGGVNG, encoded by the coding sequence TTGAATCCGCTAACCCAGCTCAACGCGATTACGATAGTCTCCATCATCGTTATCTTCTCGATAACGTATTTCGCCATGAAAAGAATATATTTCGACCGCTATGTTGACTTTATGGAAGCCCGGGCTGCGAAAATCAGCAAAGGCCGGGCGGCCGGTTTGGAAGCGGAATCGATCGTCGTCAAAGCTACGGCGGAGGCGGAGGAGATTGTAAGATGCGCCCGCGTGGAAGCCGACGATATCGCGGCTCAAACAAGAACTGACATCTACGAGCTGCGGGAACGAAGAAGGATCGCGGCAACCACCGAGGCTGAGAAAATCGTAGACGACGGACGCGGCCGACTTGAGGCGGTAAGAGACAAGGAGCGCGACCTGCTGGAAAAAGAACTAGTCGCGAACGTTTGGCGCATCGTATCCAAACTGGACGGAGAAATAAAACGTGATACCGTCGAGGCGGTCGTCCGCAGAAACATCGCTGTCGTTGGCGCTAAAGCGGGTGGCGTAAATGGTTGA
- a CDS encoding ATP synthase F0 subunit B — protein sequence MVEILTEAWAEIAHNPLLFLIEVIQFAVLVVIIAYGGRKIIGGYLSRRRDRIAADVAEAAKGREALAYAKSEAKAIVAEAVKDAKNIVRQAKAEAKKSHQSAQAKADEEAALIIRQAGETIEAEKREIAEESSRQFVELVPILARRFIEEELAESDRRVMIQNIILSGLKELKTAGT from the coding sequence ATGGTTGAGATACTGACTGAAGCCTGGGCGGAAATAGCCCACAACCCGTTATTATTCCTGATAGAAGTCATTCAATTCGCGGTCCTGGTCGTAATCATCGCCTATGGCGGAAGAAAAATAATCGGCGGCTACCTTTCCAGGCGTCGGGATAGGATTGCCGCGGACGTCGCCGAGGCGGCCAAGGGCCGGGAAGCCCTGGCCTACGCCAAAAGCGAAGCCAAGGCAATAGTCGCGGAAGCTGTTAAAGATGCCAAGAACATCGTGCGCCAGGCGAAAGCGGAAGCGAAGAAAAGCCACCAATCCGCGCAGGCTAAAGCCGACGAAGAAGCGGCCTTGATCATCCGGCAGGCCGGAGAGACGATTGAAGCCGAGAAGCGAGAAATCGCGGAAGAGAGCTCCCGGCAGTTTGTTGAACTGGTGCCGATCTTGGCCAGACGATTTATAGAAGAGGAACTGGCCGAATCGGACCGGCGCGTCATGATTCAGAATATCATCCTGTCCGGCCTTAAAGAACTAAAAACCGCCGGCACGTAA
- the atpA gene encoding F0F1 ATP synthase subunit alpha has product MRKNLVDEVANRLDRAVWPKDIGLDKLSTDIGALIDKVDPRLAVADRSMRGTVTEVGDGIAKVSGLNRIGSMEVVKFQSGQRGLAFNLLKDSVGCLVLGPEETIKEGHAVERTWTLLEVPVGEPLLGRIVNAAGEPIDEAGPLETNDYLPVERIAPGIVKRRPVDLSLHTGTKVIDALVPLGRGQRELILGDRKIGKTTLAIDTILSQKDTGVICVYAAISQKASSLARVVQVLEEAGAMEYTIVVASLSDEPPAFRYLAPYTACAIAEYFMDKGSDALVIYDDLTKHAATYREISSLFKRPIGREAYPGDIFYIHSRLLERAACMREDLGGGTLTALPIVETLAGDISAFIPTNVISICDGQIFLETGLFNEGFRPAMDVGLSVSRVGGMAQTSVMKSVAGRLRIDLAQYHEMAQFVKFGAEVDQTTLDQLSRGERAREVLKQDQHRPMPLEHEIAILFAVVNGYLDDVPANKVSEFESGFSAYLDESHPSLMKDVRQQREMTPASKEEFVTALTDYKQKGKVCFAETDGTQATD; this is encoded by the coding sequence ATGCGAAAAAACCTTGTCGACGAGGTCGCCAACCGGTTGGACCGTGCGGTCTGGCCGAAAGATATTGGTTTGGACAAGCTATCAACGGATATCGGCGCTTTGATTGACAAGGTGGACCCACGCCTCGCCGTCGCCGACAGATCCATGCGCGGCACCGTTACCGAGGTCGGAGACGGTATCGCTAAGGTCAGCGGGTTAAACCGTATCGGCTCCATGGAAGTCGTCAAGTTCCAAAGCGGCCAGCGCGGCCTGGCCTTTAATCTATTGAAGGACTCCGTTGGCTGTCTGGTCCTCGGACCGGAGGAAACCATCAAGGAAGGCCACGCGGTTGAAAGGACCTGGACGCTCTTGGAGGTTCCCGTCGGAGAGCCGCTTCTGGGGCGAATCGTCAACGCCGCGGGAGAACCGATCGACGAGGCCGGCCCGCTCGAGACAAATGACTATCTGCCCGTCGAAAGGATCGCGCCCGGTATCGTCAAGCGCCGCCCCGTCGACCTGTCCCTACACACCGGAACCAAAGTGATTGACGCCCTGGTGCCTTTGGGCCGGGGCCAGCGCGAACTAATCCTCGGCGACCGGAAAATCGGCAAGACCACGCTGGCGATCGATACTATCCTAAGCCAAAAAGACACCGGCGTAATCTGTGTATACGCGGCCATCAGCCAGAAAGCCTCGTCTTTAGCCCGGGTTGTCCAAGTGCTCGAGGAAGCGGGCGCCATGGAATATACCATAGTAGTCGCGTCGTTATCCGATGAACCGCCGGCTTTCCGCTACCTCGCCCCATACACCGCTTGCGCCATCGCCGAATACTTCATGGATAAAGGCAGCGACGCGTTGGTTATCTATGATGACCTTACCAAGCACGCGGCTACCTACCGCGAAATATCCTCGCTGTTCAAGCGGCCGATCGGCCGCGAGGCGTACCCGGGCGATATTTTCTACATCCATTCGCGCCTCTTGGAGAGGGCGGCCTGTATGCGGGAGGACCTGGGCGGCGGCACGTTGACCGCCTTGCCCATTGTAGAGACACTGGCCGGAGATATTTCGGCATTCATACCGACCAACGTCATTTCCATCTGCGACGGTCAGATATTCCTGGAAACCGGACTTTTTAACGAAGGGTTCCGGCCGGCCATGGACGTAGGTTTGTCCGTCTCCCGTGTCGGGGGCATGGCCCAAACGTCCGTCATGAAATCCGTGGCCGGGCGCCTGCGGATCGATCTGGCCCAGTATCACGAGATGGCCCAATTCGTTAAATTCGGCGCGGAGGTCGATCAGACGACGCTTGATCAGCTGTCCCGCGGCGAACGCGCCAGGGAGGTTCTGAAGCAGGATCAACACCGGCCGATGCCGCTGGAACATGAGATTGCGATCCTGTTCGCCGTCGTCAACGGCTATCTGGACGACGTCCCGGCGAACAAGGTAAGCGAATTTGAGTCCGGTTTCTCCGCTTATCTGGACGAAAGCCATCCCTCGCTCATGAAGGATGTAAGGCAACAGCGGGAAATGACGCCCGCGTCGAAAGAGGAATTCGTAACGGCCTTAACCGACTACAAACAAAAAGGGAAAGTGTGCTTTGCAGAAACTGACGGAACTCAAGCAACAGATTAA
- a CDS encoding FoF1 ATP synthase subunit gamma, with protein sequence MQKLTELKQQIKTVQNIEIMARTMATVAAAKISKVRQRAAGMRTYTAAMRDMIRDQQAYLIRSGGDLESLSPLLVARPEPKQISVFLITGDRGMCGNYNMAANHLCLEFIESQKAAGHEVSLVVKGRKGELYWRKRRVPIVHAEYWQREGVVYEEVERLLAMLTERFISGEADEVHTVYTEFYSPIKRQPRMVKLLPMSKEVSGAVAGGVSKWFYEPSFDLIIDDLLYVYARAQLYDILLESFASEQGARMITMTEATERAEKTLKDCRMQYNRLRREVITIDLLSVLFASRVVEESEPAEADSGYSVEGD encoded by the coding sequence TTGCAGAAACTGACGGAACTCAAGCAACAGATTAAGACGGTTCAGAATATCGAGATCATGGCCAGGACGATGGCGACTGTGGCCGCCGCCAAGATATCGAAGGTAAGGCAGCGCGCGGCCGGCATGCGGACTTACACGGCCGCGATGCGCGACATGATCAGAGACCAGCAAGCATACCTGATCAGAAGCGGCGGGGACCTTGAATCCCTGTCGCCCCTTTTGGTCGCCCGGCCGGAGCCAAAACAGATAAGCGTATTTCTCATAACGGGCGACCGCGGCATGTGCGGCAACTATAACATGGCCGCCAATCACTTGTGTCTTGAGTTCATAGAGAGTCAAAAGGCCGCCGGCCATGAAGTTTCATTGGTCGTTAAAGGCCGCAAGGGCGAGTTGTACTGGCGCAAGCGGCGCGTGCCGATCGTTCACGCCGAATACTGGCAACGGGAAGGCGTAGTTTACGAAGAGGTAGAACGTCTGCTGGCCATGCTCACTGAACGTTTTATTTCAGGGGAGGCCGATGAGGTCCACACGGTTTACACTGAATTCTATTCCCCGATAAAACGGCAGCCTCGGATGGTCAAACTTCTGCCGATGTCAAAGGAAGTTAGCGGAGCGGTCGCCGGCGGCGTCTCCAAATGGTTCTACGAACCGTCGTTTGACCTCATAATCGACGATCTTCTGTATGTATACGCGAGGGCGCAACTCTACGATATCTTGCTCGAATCCTTCGCCAGCGAGCAAGGGGCGCGGATGATAACCATGACCGAGGCTACGGAGCGAGCGGAAAAAACGCTCAAAGACTGCCGTATGCAATACAACAGGCTGCGCCGCGAGGTAATCACTATAGATCTCCTAAGCGTTCTGTTCGCGTCACGCGTCGTAGAGGAAAGCGAACCGGCTGAAGCGGACTCGGGGTATTCCGTGGAGGGAGATTAA
- the atpD gene encoding F0F1 ATP synthase subunit beta: MPPDDHAFGEVTQIMGPVVDIEFSGELPGINNLLRANNPVNGLPLETVQLLGERTVRAIALDSTEALERGAPVYDSRRAISVPVGPEILGRLFNVLGEAVDELPAPGTALTSEIHKPSQPYARVKTFPEILETGIKAIDLMTPFPKGGKIGLFGGAGVGKTVIIMELIRNIGVEHHGVSVFGGVGERTREGNELWQEMKKSRVLERAVLVFGQMNEPPGARFRVALSALTMAEYFRDERKQDVLLFFDNIYRFIQAGLEVSLLRGRIPSEVGYQPTLATEMGLLQERISSTQDAAITSVQAVYVPADDLADPGPASVFSHLDASLVLSRQLAEQGLYPAVDPLLSSSQVLEGWIVGDEHAEIARKAKSYLQRYGALKDLIAILGIEELSEDDKIVVRRARRLQKYLSQPFFVAETYSSIPGSYVPLAETIRGFKEIVEGEHDDVPEQAFYMVGTIDEALRQAESLSGAAAQDIFSAKKEG, from the coding sequence ATGCCGCCGGACGATCATGCCTTCGGAGAAGTCACCCAGATAATGGGACCGGTCGTAGATATCGAATTCTCGGGAGAGCTGCCAGGCATTAATAACCTTCTGAGGGCGAACAATCCCGTAAACGGCCTGCCTCTGGAAACCGTCCAACTGCTTGGGGAACGAACGGTTCGGGCGATTGCTCTTGATTCGACTGAAGCGCTGGAGCGAGGCGCCCCCGTTTACGATTCGCGCCGGGCGATTTCCGTGCCGGTCGGACCCGAGATACTCGGCCGCCTTTTCAACGTGCTGGGCGAAGCGGTAGACGAGCTGCCGGCTCCGGGTACGGCGCTTACATCAGAAATCCATAAACCGTCGCAACCGTATGCGCGCGTCAAAACCTTTCCTGAGATCCTGGAGACGGGCATCAAAGCGATCGACCTTATGACGCCGTTTCCCAAAGGCGGCAAAATCGGCTTGTTCGGCGGGGCGGGCGTTGGCAAGACGGTCATAATCATGGAGTTGATCCGCAATATCGGGGTAGAGCATCATGGAGTATCGGTCTTTGGCGGCGTCGGGGAAAGAACCAGGGAAGGCAACGAACTTTGGCAGGAAATGAAAAAGTCGCGCGTCCTTGAACGGGCCGTCCTGGTTTTCGGCCAAATGAACGAACCGCCGGGGGCGCGTTTCCGCGTCGCCTTAAGCGCCCTGACTATGGCCGAGTACTTTCGCGACGAGCGCAAACAAGACGTCCTGCTTTTCTTCGATAATATCTATCGCTTTATTCAAGCCGGCCTTGAGGTATCCCTGTTGCGCGGCCGGATCCCTTCGGAAGTCGGCTATCAACCAACTCTCGCGACAGAGATGGGTTTGCTGCAGGAGCGTATTTCATCGACACAAGACGCCGCCATAACGTCGGTCCAAGCCGTCTATGTTCCGGCCGACGACTTAGCCGACCCCGGACCGGCGTCAGTTTTTTCCCACCTGGACGCGTCTCTCGTGTTATCGCGCCAACTGGCCGAGCAAGGGCTATACCCGGCCGTCGATCCTCTGCTGTCTTCTTCCCAGGTCCTGGAGGGCTGGATCGTCGGTGACGAACACGCTGAAATCGCCCGCAAGGCCAAGAGCTATCTCCAGCGTTACGGAGCGCTTAAGGATTTGATTGCCATCTTAGGCATTGAGGAGCTGTCCGAAGATGACAAAATCGTCGTCCGGCGGGCCCGCCGGCTGCAGAAATATCTGTCACAACCGTTCTTTGTGGCGGAAACATATTCTTCTATCCCGGGTTCTTATGTCCCCCTGGCGGAAACCATACGCGGCTTCAAGGAAATCGTCGAAGGAGAACACGATGATGTGCCTGAACAGGCCTTTTATATGGTCGGCACAATTGATGAAGCGTTAAGGCAGGCCGAGTCATTATCCGGGGCCGCGGCCCAAGATATCTTCAGCGCCAAAAAGGAGGGATAG
- a CDS encoding F0F1 ATP synthase subunit epsilon, with the protein MDKTKLSLEIITPDGTVLREVDVDEVVFRRLEADFENGSEVAIFPKHGPMMARVPIAALRCHDHGRWHYVAVAGGFVEVRNNRVRIVTADCEVADPDDPDSAERSRELADEWRRTSSDGREGLVGYRR; encoded by the coding sequence ATGGACAAGACCAAGCTCAGCCTAGAAATCATAACCCCTGACGGCACGGTCCTTCGCGAAGTGGATGTCGATGAAGTTGTTTTTCGCCGGTTGGAAGCGGATTTTGAGAACGGTAGCGAGGTGGCGATCTTTCCCAAGCACGGACCGATGATGGCGCGCGTGCCGATCGCCGCCTTACGCTGTCACGACCACGGCCGTTGGCACTACGTCGCCGTAGCCGGCGGTTTCGTCGAGGTAAGGAATAACCGGGTGCGCATCGTCACGGCCGATTGCGAGGTAGCCGATCCAGACGATCCCGATTCGGCCGAAAGGTCTCGCGAACTGGCCGACGAATGGCGCAGAACCTCCAGCGACGGGAGAGAAGGCTTAGTCGGCTATCGCCGCTAA
- the hypF gene encoding carbamoyltransferase HypF yields the protein MARERIRLLVKGVVQGVGFRPFVYQLAHKHELAGFVLNTGEGVEIEVEGELKDLEAFRYGLKHSAPPRASIDSISPRIMHVRGDSEFVIKPSLEKPDLFQLVSPDIATCDECAAELFDPADRRFRYPFTNCTNCGPRFTIIEDMPYDRPKTTMNKFIMCPQCQAEYDNPNDRRFHAQPNACPVCGPKLTFVKGGTPHPTLSPSGRGIEGEGEQAIEQAVAMLKEGKIVAVKGLGGFQLACDAENENAVGRLRTRKRRYGKPLAVMMANLEEVEEFCEVHATERDLLVSPERPIVLLKQKPKNTLASGIAPNNNFLGVMLPYTPLHHLLTYDSGLVLVMTSGNLSEEPIAAENEEGVRRLEHIADGYLLHDRDIYSRYDDPVVRVVDRHVVMVRRARGYAPYPVHLPFKAKKEILAVGGELKSTFCLLKDAYAFVSQHLGDLENMETFEHFENTLELYERLFRVKPEIIACDMHPEYFSTKFAHSLGIEPLVEVQHHHAHIVSCMVENHVRDKVIGVAFDGTGYGTDGTIWGGEFLIADWKGFTRAAHLRPFRLPGGDVAVEKPYRTAFSYLYTIFGDEYEKLDLPFKKRLDPVETEIMKKQVKKGLLSPMTSSAGRLFDAVSALIGVRDEIEFEGQAAIDLEMQSDEGKHGVYDFALPYADPLVIDTEPLIRGVVEDLQNGVTAAVIGAKFHDTMARLVIDVCLALKERTDINTVALSGGVFQNATLYHKVMTGLRAKGFKVLLHKQLPVNDGGISLGQAIVAHSLAAIAD from the coding sequence ATGGCGAGAGAGAGAATCAGGTTATTAGTTAAAGGTGTTGTTCAGGGGGTCGGGTTCAGGCCGTTTGTCTATCAGCTGGCCCACAAACACGAACTGGCGGGATTTGTTTTGAACACCGGCGAAGGCGTGGAGATCGAGGTCGAGGGGGAGCTTAAAGACCTGGAGGCCTTCCGGTACGGGTTGAAACACAGCGCTCCGCCTCGAGCTTCGATCGACTCCATCAGCCCGCGCATCATGCATGTACGGGGCGACTCTGAATTTGTCATCAAACCGAGCCTGGAGAAACCCGACTTGTTCCAGCTGGTGTCCCCGGATATCGCTACGTGCGACGAGTGCGCCGCGGAACTGTTCGACCCGGCCGATCGACGATTCCGTTATCCCTTCACCAACTGCACCAACTGCGGCCCCAGGTTTACCATTATCGAAGACATGCCTTACGACCGGCCGAAGACGACCATGAACAAGTTCATTATGTGTCCCCAATGCCAGGCCGAATATGACAATCCCAACGATCGCCGCTTTCACGCCCAACCGAACGCCTGTCCGGTCTGCGGGCCGAAACTGACGTTTGTTAAAGGTGGGACCCCTCACCCTACCCTCTCCCCGTCGGGGAGAGGAATAGAAGGTGAGGGGGAGCAAGCCATTGAACAGGCCGTCGCGATGCTCAAGGAAGGCAAGATCGTCGCCGTTAAGGGGCTCGGCGGATTCCAGCTGGCTTGCGACGCGGAGAACGAGAACGCTGTTGGCCGACTAAGAACGAGGAAGAGGCGCTATGGCAAACCGCTGGCCGTCATGATGGCCAACCTGGAGGAGGTCGAGGAATTCTGCGAAGTGCACGCTACGGAGCGGGACCTTCTTGTGTCGCCGGAGCGGCCGATCGTCCTGCTAAAACAGAAGCCCAAGAACACATTGGCTTCAGGTATCGCGCCGAATAATAATTTCCTGGGCGTCATGTTGCCCTATACGCCGCTGCATCATCTGCTAACGTATGACTCCGGATTGGTGTTGGTTATGACCAGCGGCAATCTAAGCGAGGAGCCGATCGCGGCGGAGAACGAGGAAGGCGTTCGCCGGTTGGAGCACATCGCCGACGGTTATCTACTGCACGACCGCGACATCTACTCCCGCTACGACGACCCGGTCGTACGGGTTGTGGACCGGCATGTCGTGATGGTTCGACGGGCGCGCGGCTACGCGCCTTACCCCGTCCATCTGCCATTCAAGGCCAAGAAGGAAATCCTGGCTGTCGGCGGTGAGCTCAAGAGTACTTTTTGCCTACTCAAAGACGCTTATGCTTTCGTCTCCCAGCACCTCGGGGATTTGGAGAACATGGAAACGTTCGAGCATTTCGAGAACACGCTGGAGCTGTACGAGCGGCTTTTCCGGGTCAAGCCGGAGATTATTGCCTGCGATATGCATCCGGAATATTTCTCGACGAAATTCGCGCACAGTCTAGGGATAGAGCCGCTAGTCGAGGTCCAGCACCACCATGCGCACATCGTCAGCTGTATGGTGGAGAACCACGTCCGCGACAAGGTCATCGGCGTTGCCTTTGACGGTACCGGCTACGGAACAGACGGCACTATCTGGGGCGGCGAGTTTCTGATTGCCGATTGGAAGGGCTTTACCAGGGCGGCGCACTTGCGGCCGTTCCGGCTGCCTGGCGGGGACGTGGCGGTTGAGAAGCCGTATCGAACGGCCTTCTCTTATCTCTACACGATATTCGGCGACGAATACGAGAAACTCGATCTGCCGTTCAAAAAGCGGCTCGATCCTGTCGAAACCGAGATAATGAAGAAACAGGTAAAGAAAGGTTTGTTGTCTCCCATGACCTCAAGCGCCGGCCGGCTTTTCGACGCGGTCTCAGCCCTGATCGGCGTCAGGGACGAGATCGAGTTTGAAGGCCAGGCGGCCATCGACCTGGAGATGCAGTCAGACGAGGGCAAACACGGCGTTTATGACTTTGCCTTGCCATACGCCGATCCTTTGGTGATCGATACCGAACCGCTTATTCGAGGCGTTGTCGAGGACCTGCAAAACGGTGTAACGGCGGCGGTTATCGGCGCCAAGTTTCACGACACGATGGCCAGGCTGGTTATCGACGTCTGCCTGGCGCTGAAGGAAAGGACGGACATCAACACGGTCGCCTTATCAGGCGGCGTTTTCCAGAACGCGACCTTGTATCATAAGGTAATGACCGGTCTGCGCGCCAAAGGATTCAAGGTCCTTCTTCATAAGCAACTGCCGGTCAACGACGGCGGCATCTCACTGGGGCAAGCTATCGTCGCCCACTCCTTAGCGGCGATAGCCGACTAA
- a CDS encoding metallophosphoesterase family protein, with product MKIGVISDTHIPSVTDKLPERVFAEFRGVDMILHAGDSVSLSVLESLAKLSQVIAVCGNMDHLDVCAELPHKTIVEAGKFRIGLTHGYGAPGNLLDWVKKQFEEEKVDAIVFGHSHHAMNEVIDGVLFFNPGTATDHRFSHELSIGMLEVDEKGIKGRIIEL from the coding sequence TTGAAGATAGGTGTTATTTCAGATACTCATATTCCTTCAGTAACGGATAAGTTGCCTGAGCGCGTATTCGCGGAGTTCCGCGGCGTGGATATGATTCTACATGCCGGAGACAGCGTGTCATTATCGGTACTGGAATCGTTAGCCAAACTATCACAGGTTATCGCCGTCTGCGGCAATATGGATCATCTGGACGTCTGCGCGGAACTGCCCCATAAGACCATTGTTGAAGCGGGGAAATTCAGAATAGGCTTAACGCACGGTTACGGCGCGCCCGGCAACCTACTTGACTGGGTGAAGAAACAATTTGAGGAGGAGAAAGTAGACGCGATTGTTTTTGGACACAGCCATCACGCCATGAACGAAGTGATCGACGGGGTGTTGTTTTTCAACCCGGGGACGGCGACCGATCACCGTTTCTCACACGAGCTGTCTATCGGGATGTTGGAGGTCGATGAAAAGGGAATCAAGGGAAGGATCATTGAGCTGTAA
- a CDS encoding ABC transporter permease, with amino-acid sequence MNNIKGIYTIWWRDILRFWRDKPRIIGAIAQPALFLFVFGVGLSKGLGGALSGGQGGALPGGFDYVTFIFPGIIGMTVLFTSIFSAISIIWDREFGFLKEVMVAPLSRWAVVVGKALGGSTVAMFQGTLILLFAPILKVSLTPLKFVEMLGLMFITSFALTSLGIVIAARMKSMEGFQMIMNFFLMPMFFLSGAMFPLQNLPTWMKMLVEVNPLSYGVDIMRYTVIGVNTYPIWRDLAVIIGFGVLMIGLAVFEFGRTE; translated from the coding sequence ATGAATAATATTAAAGGCATCTACACAATCTGGTGGCGGGACATATTAAGGTTTTGGCGGGACAAACCCAGGATAATCGGCGCGATCGCCCAGCCGGCGCTGTTCCTGTTCGTGTTCGGCGTTGGCCTGTCCAAAGGACTCGGAGGTGCCTTGTCCGGCGGCCAGGGTGGCGCGCTACCGGGTGGATTCGATTACGTGACCTTTATCTTTCCAGGAATCATCGGCATGACCGTCCTCTTCACCTCGATCTTCTCGGCCATCTCCATCATCTGGGACCGCGAGTTCGGTTTCCTAAAAGAAGTTATGGTGGCGCCGTTGTCCCGGTGGGCGGTGGTTGTCGGTAAAGCTCTGGGCGGTAGCACGGTCGCTATGTTCCAGGGCACCTTGATCCTTCTGTTTGCCCCGATCTTGAAGGTTTCGCTGACTCCCCTGAAGTTTGTGGAGATGCTGGGCTTGATGTTTATCACCTCTTTCGCGCTGACGTCGCTGGGAATCGTCATCGCCGCCAGAATGAAGTCCATGGAAGGGTTTCAGATGATCATGAACTTCTTCTTGATGCCGATGTTCTTTCTGAGCGGCGCCATGTTTCCGCTGCAGAACCTGCCGACATGGATGAAAATGCTGGTTGAAGTGAATCCGTTATCCTATGGTGTCGATATTATGAGGTATACGGTCATTGGAGTTAACACCTATCCGATCTGGCGGGACCTCGCGGTCATCATCGGTTTCGGCGTATTGATGATCGGCTTGGCGGTTTTTGAGTTCGGCAGGACGGAATAA